A stretch of DNA from Glycine max cultivar Williams 82 chromosome 18, Glycine_max_v4.0, whole genome shotgun sequence:
TGTCTAGAGTGTTAGTTTCAGTAATGCCTAGCGGCTCATCTTTCCTAATAGCATAGTCAATATCCATCCAGCCTAAATGAAGGAGAATTCTCTCCCTCCAAACCTTATAATAGTCCCCTTTCAATTCATGAATGTCACACTTAATATCAAAAATGTTTGCAGATTGATTAACTACAAAGTTCAAGAATACATTCTCATTATTCATAATTTGAGACTCAATAAATTGTCATGTTTTaccaatataaaatatgtattagTTCATGAACCTAGTGACATACAACTTGCCTGTGGGCCAAAGTCTTACTCAATTATATTCATACTtatgataaaactattaaattatgtttcattttctcaattcctgtgggtaaattaagaaatataacatgatattttatcctaattaatcatacaaacataacaaaattcTTGTGGGTATATTTTATcacattaaatatgattaatcacaatcaatgttttttaaagtgatttttttatacttaatatataaacctaatcaattaaagatgttgtggctattctttaattaattaaatcatattagtcacttaacattaattcttaataagagctaaatatttacataatattctaagtaatgtaaataaattgaataacattgcataaaaatattcaagataatttcgcatgtataaaatcataaaatcatacacacaaaacttcaaaagtaaataaataatatatgcatatGATTATCCAAGATTTAAAACATATGAGCTCTTAACCATTAAATTTAATGTGCATAAATTATTTAGCTTAATATTGCATGCTTAAATACCAAAATAAACATACAAttaatcttaataaataaataattcaaacacACTAAAAGGCACTTAACAACTCATATTTTAATCATGTTGATtaagtagaaaaataataaattaatatgctTTTTACTACGGATGAAAGATgaccttattatatatatatatatatcttctttCACTCCTCTGTTTCTCTCTCCTCCGATGGCTTCACACTTTTCACTCTAAAGTCTGCTGTGGATGCCTCCTACGCCGCCGCTTTCTCTAATTGGAATGACAACGGCCCCAACATCTCCGACCTCCAGCCAATAAATGGGTTTATGACTCCAGCCATACCAAATAGAACAACTTTACTCACATATAGTTCCAAAACAAAAGCAAGACAGAGACATAtagtgctctgataccaaatgtaaaTTTATACACATGCTGATCTAAACatgtaaatcaatttaaatatcatattcaGATCAAACAAGAGAATCGTACCTCCAGTCATTGCAGATCGAACGCGAAGCGGCGTAAGCACGAACTCGAAGGCAGCTTTGTTTTTCTAGACCCTTACCTACTCTAaatagatggtgtattttttttatgaatagagAAGTAGGCTTGGTGATACCAAAGTGAAAGCAtcccatcctatttatagagtttgTCCATCACAGAGCTCAACCAATTTGTATCAGAACGTAGGTTTGAGGATAAGGACGTGAATTTGTTATTGAACGTGATAGAGATAAGGGTTAAATGTGAGAGGAAAATAAACCAGATTCAGAAAATAAATTTCCGAAAAAATTGCAACAGGAATAATCAGTGGAAGGGAAACGTGGACCCATCCGAAATTCCGTCATTGAGTGCCTGCCTGTCATTGAGTGCCTGCCTTACATATCTCAACAGGTAACATTTAATATTACAAACCTTTTCTATCTTATCATTTTCATTGCCATAATCTATTTCATTTCGGATTATACTTCCACAcacaacacaaaagcatgaaGTTAATTTATTTGTCATTTATTAACACCACCCTTTGAGAACCATTTTTGTATATTGTTTCAAAATTGTTAAATCCTCGGTCCAGTTGTTTAAGTTACGACATTTAAATTATGAATATGAGGATTCCATATTAATGCATAATGTAGTCTGCAATAATGGGttcctcttttatttctttattcctTACCCTGAAAATTTATCAGAGGATATATAAAAGTAGTTGATTAATTTCCAAGCTATTCCATTATTTTGATCCTAgctataaaagaaataaaacatcaCGTTTTAACTTGTAATCACTTTTTAAACCATTTCTAAACCATGCATTTTTCATCAATCAAAACGTATTTTCATGAATTAGAAACTTTCTACTGCACACGCACACCCTTTTCTCCTCACATTCTCATCTTGTTCTTACATTTGGTTCATGGAAATACCATGGCTGTGTTGGTGGCTTTATCTATGGATCAAGAAGGGGGGATTTTCAAGTCAAAGCATCACTTTCTTCACAAAGTGCACTCCTTTCTTTAGATCTACAAGGGTaagggatatatatatatatatatatatatatatatatatatatatatatatatatatatatatatatatatatatatatatatatatatatgcttgccTTGTTTTCCACTCAATAttaatatgtttaaaatttaaatgatgtggttgttgtttgtttggataaatattCTTTGCCTGATGAGTCATTGTGCCTAAGAATTTGTTGAGTATGATGTCAAGCATTTTCGCACTATACATGcttgattatttcaattacatCTCAATATTGTAAACTAGTTTTGAAAAGGTTACAAAACTAGAAACTAGACTTCTTGAGATTCATTTTAGACACAAATtccatttaaaaattttaactgTTTTTGATCACTCAAATCTTGTGACAAAATGAACCTACTGTCATTGAACTTTTTCCAACATAAGTTATTTCGATGATTTCTCTTTTTATACAAAACTTTTGTAAAAGCCAACCATAGATTTGCAAACTAAACTCTAAGGGGTCATTCGGAGTGATTGtcagagttttttattttttatttttaaatgtatttttcaaaacaaaacatgtttgataaaaatagttaaaattgtttttacattatttttgaaatacttttatactctttttcaaaatcaaaaaaagaagattttgtaaatttgatttttagttaaaaaacatTTCATACATTTGACAATGATATATTTTACTGTCATCATTACTTTCATCATCACTCTCAACACGATCATCAATACCACCTTCATGATCGTCACCACCTGTTAGGGAAGGAAACACAAGGTCAAAAACTTATGAACAGAAGGAAAGAAGGcttaattaatacttttttcatGTCCATTCATTTCAATACACCACCTATATATAGCAACATGCAATTGTTACATGACAAAAGCTAATAACAGAATCACAAAAGTACTATTGGCTAATAACAAAATCACAAAAGCATAAAAGTACTATTGCAATTCCCATAACAGAATAACAGAATTGGTGCCAAATCCATTAGAGTAATCCTTTAACAGAATAACAGAATTGCTCCTGGGGTCTTTCACCGTGGGCTTGTTGGATCATTATCTTCCTTTACCTATCACCACCACACCATCTCCATCATAACCATAACTTAATTGCTATCACTATCACGACCACCAACATCACTAATTTTGTTATTGTCATTGTCACCACCATTACCATTACCACTGACATTGTTACCATCACCACCACTTGTTACCATCACCACCACTAGCATCAATGTCACTGTCACCACCATTACCACTATCACCTTCATCATCGCCACCAAACGTTGTTGCAACCACTACTACCTCCACCATCATTACTACTTGGTGCCACCACCAACACCGCCatcgccaccaccaccaccaccaccgctaCTATCACTATTGTcaccaacatcatcaacattgttatcaccaccaccactaaTACTACTTCTGTCACTGCTGTCGCCGCCACCACCATCATTGACTGTCACAACCACATTATCACTACCCCCACCATTGATATCATGACCACCACTGTCACTGTCACCGTGACCTCCACCAGTATTTCTACTATCGTTGCTGCTGCTGATGTTACCACCATCACCACATAAAAGCAGtcgtaaactaattttaatacaacatgaaactttcaaaatgagtttaattaaaattagttatatttttaaaactaatttacaatttttttgaaactaaaactaaaaaatggtagttatttttaaaaaatttcaaaactcaattaaaaatcaCCCAAACATGACCTAAGTTTTCATTTGATGGGTCCTTTTATTAAAAACCCTTTCATTTGAGTGGTTAAGTCTATATCTCAAATAATGTGGACATACTTGTGATAAAAGTGACTTTATTATCTAATAAATGAATGCTAGttcatgtctttttttttttacatattaatgtctgattaaaggattaaaaataaaattattttatgaaattatattatcataattttaattaatttttaatttgttaatttcttaattagtatTGCTCTCTCTTTAATAAaactcttaattaattatttgacgcacgtttttttatttattagtatttatatagCCTGCTGCTGATGGTAATAAGAAGCTAATATATAGAAGAGCCATTACTTCAGCTTTCTGTAAAAGCACAGTGGAGTTCAGTTTAAGTGAAAAGGAAGACATACCAACAAGCAACTATATACATTGATATATATTCTTGCTGCTCTATTCAACATCTGTATATATATGGAACTATGGAACAATGGGCACCTCGTGGAGCATGGGCAGGTAAGACCAATTGGGCCATTGTCTTAGACCTCCCACCaagttcttaattttataaatatttataaaaattaatttaaatttaaattattaggtaatatattttattatattatttattattatttatttagtaaaattataaaattttaatatatgtatacaCACAGATATATTAAATCATTTGAGAAGtttataattgatttgaaaattatagaaaaattagttttcttttactttaaattaaaaatgagcaTATTATAATGAATATagtgattaaattttataaaaaaatatgatgtgtGTTTTGATGAAAATGAGAGTGGTGAGATTgcacatttttcttttgtaaaagataaaattactttgcactttttatttgaatcataataattgaaaattgtaaattgttggtggttatgtTAACATTGGCTAAGATCAAAGATGTCAAAGGTGaatataatgtatatttttttgtttcaatctaATGTATGACTGCATATTATTACATGTAAGTATAACATTTTTTGTAGACAAGTATCTCCTCAGtgtccaaaatataaaaaatgactcCAAGTTGTATGTGAACATCGATGATATTGCCGAGATAAAGAAGTTCCGTAATAGGTACGATAACTGCATACaaagttatatattttgtttataataacaaagttatatattttcttcattgtaGTTTATGTGTCCCATTTTATGTTGGTGGAGTATTAGATGAAGGGAGTGGTTCGCAGTCCAAGTATTCACAAAGAAGCGCACAGGATAAGTTCTTGCATAATGCTCAAATGGTGAAGTTAGGTGACATAAGCAGATTGAGAGAGGTAagaacaacaatttttttcacttatttgGTATATTGTGTATGATTATGTTATGCAATTGTTATCAGACCTTATCTGTGTATCAGGCCTTTCCActttcaattgttattttttttaattcaatttcaattgttatttattttaattcaattaggacTGTTTCTGTTTGACCATTGCTACGGTGGATGAAATCCTAATTGATACACCATGGAATTATGATAGTTGTTCCAACTGCACTACAACATTTGATCCGTTAAAAATAGTGGGTACTTGCCGTTCGTGCCAGAGCGAAGTTAGTCATACGGTTCCTAGGTATAATGTATTTATTCCCAAATGAGTTATAATGTACTTAACATTCAAGTGTTTACTCATGGATATTCTGTTGTTAGGTATAAATTAGTTGTGAAAATGGAGCACAATGGGGACAAAGCTAACTTTCATTTCGAGTACAGGTTTGTCATCTATTCTATTTCTCTAGttttgtgtttgttgaaattttaatattgtttgcaTTCTTTATTGTTCTGAATTGGGTTTGGTCTTTGTTGCAGTGGTTGTTAATGTCAGAGTCACCGGCGATGCTTCTATTCTGAAGCAATCCAAATTCAAGGTATCCCCTTTCGCCCTTCCTTTTTAATAGGTATGTTCTTCTGAGTTATACTTAATTTGTTGCAAGTGCAAGTTTGTGGGTGAGAGAGATGGTTCTTAAATCTAAGTTGATGATGGAGATGTTCTTTTGGTTGGATTTTTGTATGCTTTTCAATTGCGtgattatttgaattttcatcatTGGTTAGGTTGAcccaaattaatatttacatcTTAAATTGTATGTTTAAGACCTTCTATTTGGACTTTTAGAGAATTTTACCCAGACTTTCATTTAAATAAGTAACTAGCATTTTACTCCTATTTGAATATTACCAACATGTGTTCATTCTCAGATTTGAGGTTTcttaattgttaaatattaataatcttttaaaaaatttataaaaaaactaatttgtaTATTCAAACAGATAATACAGGCTGAAAAGGCTGTTAATGTA
This window harbors:
- the LOC121173922 gene encoding uncharacterized protein: MEQWAPRGAWADKYLLSVQNIKNDSKLYVNIDDIAEIKKFRNSLCVPFYVGGVLDEGSGSQSKYSQRSAQDKFLHNAQMVKLGDISRLREDCFCLTIATVDEILIDTPWNYDSCSNCTTTFDPLKIVGTCRSCQSEVSHTVPRYKLVVKMEHNGDKANFHFEYSGC
- the LOC102664736 gene encoding putative glycine-rich cell wall structural protein 1 — its product is MYIVACCLRLLLCGDGGNISSSNDSRNTGGGHGDSDSGGHDINGGGSDNVVVTVNDGGGGDSSDRSSISGGGDNNVDDVGDNSDSSGGGGGGGDGGVGGGTK